The Mauremys mutica isolate MM-2020 ecotype Southern chromosome 1, ASM2049712v1, whole genome shotgun sequence genome has a segment encoding these proteins:
- the LOC123346948 gene encoding claw keratin-like: MTFSSLSYPECGVARPSPVTGSSNEPCVRQCPDSEVVIRPSPVVVTVPGPILSNFPQQSEVAAVGAPVVGAGFGGSFGLGGLYGYGGHYGGLYGLGRLGGYGGLYGYGGLLGYGGHCGYPGLYGYGGLLGYGGHCGYPGLYGYGGLWGYGGYGRRYLGGYYGPC, translated from the coding sequence atgactttctccagcctgTCCTATCCAGAATGCGGGGTGGCCCGACCCAGTCCAGTTACTGGCAGCTCCAACGAGCCGTGCGTTAGGCAGTGCCCTGACTCTGAAGTGGTGATCAGACCCTCACCAGTAGTTGTGACCGTCCCAGGACCAATTCTCAGCAATTTCCCTCAGCAGAGCGAAGTAGCAGCCGTAGGAGCACCTGTGGTCGGAGCCGGTTTTGGAGGCTCATTCGGTTTGGGAGGATTGTACGGTTATGGAGGCCATTATGGAGGGTTGTATGGTTTAGGGAGATTAGGTGGATACGGGGGCCTTTATGGTTACGGGGGATTATTGGGCTATGGGGGACACTGTGGTTACCCGGGCCTTtatggttatgggggattatTGGGCTATGGGGGACACTGCGGTTACCCGGGCCTTtatggttatgggggattatgGGGATATGGGGGATATGGCCGTAGGTATCTTGGTGGATATTATGGGCCATGTTAA
- the LOC123355971 gene encoding claw keratin-like produces the protein MTFSSLSYPECGVARPSPVTGSANEPCVRQCPDSEVVIRPSPVVVTLPGPILSNFPQQSEVAAVGAPVVGAGFGGSFGLGGLYGYGGHYGGLYGLGRLGGYGGHYGYGGLLGHGGYCSYPGLYGYGGLLGYGGHCGYPGLYGYGGLWGYGGYGRRYLGGYCGPC, from the coding sequence atgactttctccagcctgTCCTATCCAGAATGTGGGGTGGCCCGACCCAGTCCAGTCACTGGCAGCGCCAATGAGCCATGCGTTAGGCAGTGCCCTGACTCCGAAGTGGTGATCAGACCCTCACCGGTTGTTGTGACCCTCCCCGGACCAATTCTCAGCAATTTCCCACAACAAAGTGAAGTGGCAGCTGTAGGAGCGCCTGTGGTCGGAGCCGGTTTTGGGGGCTCATTCGGTTTGGGAGGATTGTACGGCTATGGAGGCCATTATGGAGGATTGTATGGTTTAGGGAGATTAGGTGGATACGGGGGCCATTACGGTTATGGGGGATTATTGGGCCATGGAGGTtactgtagttacccgggtctttatggttatgggggattatTGGGCTATGGGGGACACTGCGGTTACCCGGGCCTTtatggttatgggggattatgGGGATACGGGGGATATGGCCGTAGGTATCTTGGTGGATATTGTGGGCCATGTTAA